Genomic window (Microbacterium oxydans):
GTCGTCCTCCTCCAGCACTCCCTGGATGCCGTGCTGCGGCGAGAGGCGGATTCCGGTGCGGTCCGCGCCGACCGCGGCAGCCACGGCCGTGGTGACCTCGATCGCGAAGCGCGCCCGGTTCTCGGGCGACCCTCCGTACCGGTCCTCGCGGATGTTCGACACCGGGGACAGGAACTCGTGGACGAGGTAGCCGTTGGCCCCGTGCACCTCGACCCCGTCGAAGCCCGCGGCGATCGCGTTGCGTGCGGCCTGGGCGAACTGCTCCACGACCTCGGGAATCTCGTCGAGGGTGAGGGCGTGGGCGACGGGCAGATCGGCCTTCCCCTGGGGCGTGCGCGTCTGGCCGGGTGCGGCGAGCGCACTCGGCGCGACGACGCGAGGCTGCCCGGAGATGTCCGGGTGCCCCACGCGGCCGCCGTGCATGAGCTGCATCACGATCGTGCCGCCGGCCGCGTGCACCGTGTCGGCGATGCGGCGCCAGCCTTCGATCTGCGCCGCCGTCACGATGCCGGGCTGCCCGGGATACGACTTGCCCTCGAACGCCGGCCAGACACCTTCGGAGGTGATGAGGCCCTGCCCCGCCCGCTGGCGGTAGTACTCCACC
Coding sequences:
- a CDS encoding alkene reductase; amino-acid sequence: MTLFEPAVFGALQLSNRVVMAPLTRTRADDDGVPTDVMVEYYRQRAGQGLITSEGVWPAFEGKSYPGQPGIVTAAQIEGWRRIADTVHAAGGTIVMQLMHGGRVGHPDISGQPRVVAPSALAAPGQTRTPQGKADLPVAHALTLDEIPEVVEQFAQAARNAIAAGFDGVEVHGANGYLVHEFLSPVSNIREDRYGGSPENRARFAIEVTTAVAAAVGADRTGIRLSPQHGIQGVLEEDDADVRATYTAVAEGLAPLGLAFIDVLHADPKSELVQHIRRTAGVPLIVNTGFSVATTREAAEALLSDGFADAVAAGRPVIANPDLVERWRRGAELNEPRPELFYGSTAEGYIDYPSLEDARAGV